From the bacterium genome, the window AAGGAGCGTCCGCCCCAAGGCAGAAGGCGCCTCCGGTCGCGCCGCCTCCGGTCGTCGTTCAGCCCGCCGCAAAGCCACCGTCGCCGCCGCCGGTCCCCGCGGCGCGCCCGCTCGCGCCGGCTCCGGTCCCCGCCGCCCGGCCGCAGACACCGGCGCCAGCGACGGTCGCGGACGTTCCCGCCGAGGCGTCTGCCGAGAAGGAGCCGGGGAAGCCCATCCGCCGCGTCGGCCTCCTCTTCCCCTCGGAGGGGCCGCGCAAGGGGTTCGGCGTCGAGGCCCGCCGCGGGGCGCAGCTGTGCATGGAGGACCCGCGGGGAGAGCGCCCGTTCGCGCTCGAGGCTGTCGTGCGCGAGGAGAACGGGGCCGACCCCGCGGCGGTCATCACCGAGCTGGTCGACAGCGAGGGCGTGGTCGCGATCGTGGGGCCGCTGCTCTCGGGCGCGGCCGGGAAGGCGATCGCGGCGGCCGAGCGCCGCGCCCTCCCGCTGATCTCGCCGACCGCGGGCGCCGCGGGGCTCGGCGAGGGGAGCACGGTCTTCTTCCGCACGTGCCTGACGCTCGAGGCGTTCGCCGCGGCGCTCGCCGAGTACGCGGTGGGCAGGCTCGGGGCGCCGAACGTGGCGATCCTGCTCCCCGCGCAGCCGTACGGCCGCTCCCTCGCGGGCGCCTTCCGGCAGGCGCTCGAGGCGCGCGGCGCCCGGGTGCCGGTGGTCCGCGAGTACCCGCCCGGCCTGCGCGACCTCGTTCCGTGGTCCGCGGCCCTCGTGAAGGAGCTGCTGCCGGACGGCGCGGAAGGCGCCCCCGCCGTCGACGCGATCTTCCTCGCGGGGTCGGCGGTGGAGGCCGGGATGATCCTGCCGCGGCTGGCCTACCTCGGGCTCGATCCCCGGGAGGTGGCCGTCCTCGGCGGCAGCGCGCTCGACGTCCCGGAGTTCCCCCGACTCGCGGGGGGCTACGCCGAGGGGGCGCTCATCGCCGACGGGTTCTTCGCGGGCAGCGACCAGCCGGCGGCCGCGGACTTCGTGCAGCGGTACCGCGAACGGCACGGCGACGACCCCGGCCCGGCGGCCGCGCAGGCGTGCGCCGCCGTGGAGCTGCTCGCGGCGGCGCTGCGCGGCGGGGCGGCGACGCCTCGCGGGACCCTGGACGCGCTCGGGGCGCTGGGCGAGGTTCCCACGGTCCTCGGCCCGGTCAGGGTGGCGCCCGGCGGAAGGATCGAGCGCCGTCCCTTCTTCATCACGGTCCGAGCCGGCGGCCTCGTCGAACTGGGCGGACGGTGACCCCAATTCCGCGCGTAACGCGCGGATCAGCGGAAGCAGGCGTGTCACCTGGCCTGGAGCGAAACCAGACTGCTTCCCGTGGTTGAGATGTCTGCTGCTCTACTGGATCCGCGCGTACGCGCGGATCTGGGTGCCCCTTTTCGCTTGACACCCCGCCCGGGGGGTGCGGATAATCGAATCCCGCGAGTTTTGATGGGAAAATCCGGCGTCCCCGCAAGGCGTGGACGAACGGGCGGACGAGGGGTGTCAGGGGGAAAGGGACGATGCCGACGCTGATCGTGGTGGGCGCCCAGTGGGGCGACGAGGGCAAGGGGAAGATCGTCGATCTGCTCACCGACCGGGCGGACATCGTGGTGCGCTACGCCGGCGGGAACAACGCCGGGCACACGATCATCGTCGGCGGGGAGAAGTTCGTGCTCCACCTCATCCCCTCCGGGATCCTGCACGCGAAGAAGCGCTGCTTCCTCGGCGGCGGCATGGTGCTCGACCCCGAGGCCTTCCTCGCCGAGGTCGAGAAGCTCATCGCGCGCGGCGTGAAGATCGGGACGCGGCTGAAGATCGCCCCCGAGACGCACCTGATCATGCCGTACCACAAGACGATCGACCACGAGAGCGAGAAGCTGCGCGGCAAGCGCAAGATCGGCACCACCGGCCGCGGGATCGGGCCGGCCTACGTCGACAAGGTCGCGCGCATCGGCATCCGGGTGGCGGACCTCATGGACCCGGAGGTCTTCCGGGACAAGCTCGCGCACAACATCGCGGAGAAGAACTACCTCTACAAGGAGATCTACGGGATCGCGCCGATGAAGGCCGCGCCGATCTACAAGCGCTGCCTCGCGTTCGGCAAGCTGATCGCGCCGTTCGTCGCGGACGTCTCGCGCATCGCCGACGAGGCGGGGCGCGCCGGCAGGAGCGTGCTGTTCGAGGGCGCGCAGGGGACGATGCTGGACGTCGACCACGGCACCTACCCGTTCGTGACCTCCTCGAACGCGGTCGCCGGCGGCGCCTGCACGGGCGGCGGCGTCGGGCCGACCGCGGTGGACGCGGTGATCGGCGTGATCAAGGCCTACACGACGCGCGTCGGCGAGGGGCCGTTCCCGACGGAGCTGAGCGGCGCGCTCAGCGAGCGGCTGCGCGAGGGCGGCAGCGAGTACGGCGCCACGACGGGGCGGCCGCGCCGCTGCGGCTGGTTCGACGGCGTCGTCGCGCGCTACTCGCGGCGCGTCAACGGCCTGACGAGCCTGGCGCTGACGAAGCTCGACGTCCTTGACGGCTTCCCGGAGATCAAGGTCTGCGTCGCGTACCGCTACAAGGGCGCGACGATCAAGGAGATGCCCTACGGGCTGGCGGAGTGGCGCGGCGCGACACCGGTCTACAGGACGGTCAAGGGGTGGTCGAGGCCGACCGCCGGCGTGCGCAGCCTCGCGAAGCTGCCGCGCGAGGCGCGCGACTACGTCAAGCTGCTGGAGGACATCGCGGAGTGCCGCTTCAAGCTCGTGTCGACCGGCGCGGGCCGCGAGGACACGATCGAGGTCGGCGATCCCTACCGCCGCTAGGAAGCCACGGTCACGCCCTGGCAAGGGGGGCAAAATTGACTTATCGTGACCCCTGCGTTATAAACCCCCTTCTGTGCGGGCCGCTAGCTCAGTGGTAGAGCATCTGCCTTTTAAGCAGAGGGTCGTTGGTTCGATCCCAACGCGGCTCACCAGGAACCGGGTCCCCATCGTCTAGCCCGGCCCAGGACACCGCCCTTTCACGGCGGGAACGGGGGTTCGAATCCCCCTGGGGACGCCAAGCGCACGACCCGCCCTTCGCCGGCCGGGAATCATCGGCGTGCGCTTCCAGAGGGGGGCAGGCCCCCCTCCGGCGCGGCTGACGTCGCTGCCTCCCCCGAGCGCCGCGCGCAACCCATTCCACCGCAGGTCCGATTGGACCGCTCTGCTCCGCCTCCCATGACCGCTCGAGTCGCGTTCCCTGCCTCTTTCCTTCCCGCCTTGTACTATTGTGAAAAGAGTATATATGTCACATGGGAAGCGACGATGCCCCCGGCGGGGAGGTTGAGCGACTGAACGCAGCCATCGCCGCCCAGGAGGCACAACGCGCGCTCCTCGGCGATGCAGTGGTCGACCTCACGATTTCGACGCTCCGCGCTCGGGTCGCGGCGTTGCGCCAAGGGGCTGCCGCCCCCCCTGTTGTGGGCCCGCAGCCACCGGACCTCTCGGCGTGGGCCCATCGCCACATCCCGCCCGCCCTTGCCGAGAAGCTTGGCGGACTCGGCCGGATCGGGGAGGAGCGCCGCCAGGTGACGGTGGTCTTCGCGGACATCACGGGCTTCACCGCGCTCTGCGAGGGTCGCGACCAGGAGGAGGTCGCCGCGTTCACGGACGCGGTGCTGCGCGAGCTCTCCGCGCCGGTCTACCATTACGAGGGCTACGTCGACAAGTTCATCGGCGACGCCGTGATGGCGGTCTTCGGCGCGCCGCTCGCGCACGAGGACGACGCGGAGCGGGCCCTGCGCGCCGCGCTGGAGATGCGCCGCACCATGGCGGGACTCGATCACCAGTGGCGGGGGAGGCTCGGCCGCGAGCTGGAACTGCACGTCGGGGTCAATACCGGCGAGGTGATCGCGGGATTCTCCGGGCTCCAGATGTCCTACCGCGTGGTGGGCGACACCGTCAACACCGCCGCCCGGCTCGGTGAGGCGGCGCCGCCGGGGACGATCTACGTGAGCCGCGACACCTACCGCCTCGCCCGGGACGCCTTCTCGTTCCTGGCGATGGAGCCGATCCAGGTCAAGGGCAAGACCCGGCCGCTCGTGGTCTACGAGCTGGAGCAGGCCAGGCTCGACCACCGCAAGACGCGGGGGTTGACGGACCTGACGCCGGTGTTCGTCGGCCGCGAGGCGGAGCTCCGGGAGTTGGAGCGCATCGCCGTCGACCTGGGCGCGGGGCACGGGCGCCTCGTCGCCGTGACCGGGGAGGCCGGGATCGGCAAGTCGCGCCTCATGGACGAGTGGCACGACAGGCTGCGGCGCGGCGGCAGCGTGAACTGGATCGAGGGGCGCTGCCTGCCCTTCACGGCGGCCCTCGCCTACGGGCCCTTCCTCGACCTCTTGCGCCGCTACGCCGGGATCGACGAGGAGCAGAACGAGGGCGCGGTCCGCCGCCGGCTCGACTCGGCCGTCGGTCGGTTCTTTCCCGGCGACGCCGAAGCGCGCGCGGTCTTCGCGAACCTCATGGGGCTGGGTCTCGCGGACGAAGAGCGCACCCTGCTGGCGGGCATTCCCGCGAAGGGGCTGCGCGACCGGCTCTTCGCCCTCGTGGAGGAGATCTTCACCACCCTCGCCATGGACTGCCCGACGGTACTCGTGATCGAGGACCTGCACTGGGCCGACGTGGCGTCCCACGAGCTGCTCGAGCACCTCTTTCCGCTCGCGCAGCGGCTCCCACTGGCGATCACGCTGGTCGGGCGCCCGGTGGCGGGCGGGTCGCCCGCCGTCGTCGCGGCCAGGGAGCGCTACGCGACGCACTTCACCGACCTGGCCCTGGCGCCGCTCACGGAGGCGGGCGCCGCCGAGATGGCCTCGCGGCTGCTCTCTCTCGAGGAGATCCCGGAGGAATTGCGGGACCTCGTGGTGCGGCGGGCCGAGGGCAACCCGTTCTACGTCGAGGAGACGATCCGCAGCCTGATCGAGCAGGGCGCCCTGGTGCGCCCCGGGGATGGCCGGTGGAAGATCGGGGCGGCGATCGGGCGGGTCGTCGTGCCCGACACGCTCCACGGACTGCTGATGTCGCGCCTCGACCGCCTCCCCACCGGGACGCGGCAGCTGGCGCAGCGCGCGTCCGTGATTGGACGGATCTTTCTCTACCGGGTCCTGCACCGGATGACTGACGAGGACGGGGGGATCGACGAGGGCCTGGGGCAGATGGAGCGCGAGGACCTGATTCGGAAGCGTGCGAGCGACCCGGAGCTGGAGTACATGTTCCGCCACGCCCTGACGCAGGAGGTGGCCTACGCGAGCCTCCTCGCCCCGCGGCGCGCGGAGCTGCACCGGCGCGTGGGCGAGGTGATGGAGGAGCTCTTCGCCGGGAGGATCGGCGAGTTCACGCGGATCATCGGCGAGCACTTCCTCAAAGGCGAGGCCTGGGGTCGGGCCGCGGACTACCTCGTGCGCTCCGGGGACGCGGCGGCCCGTCTGTTCGCGCAAGCCGAGGCACGCGCCGACTATGGCCATGCACTGCTGGCCCTCGAGCGGCTCCCCGGGGATCCAGAGGTCGCCGGACGGCGCGTCGACACGACCGTCAGCCTCGCGAAGGCCAACTACATGGGGATGCCGCCGCGAGAGCTGCTGGAGCGGCTCAAGACGGCCGAGGACCTCGCCGGCTCGCTCCCGGCTCCGGACGCGAGCCCCGGCGGCGACCGGCTTCGCCTCGCGCGGGTCCACTACTGCACCGGGACCCAACTCGTGTTCGCGAACCGGATGTCCGAGGCGATCG encodes:
- a CDS encoding ABC transporter substrate-binding protein; protein product: GASAPRQKAPPVAPPPVVVQPAAKPPSPPPVPAARPLAPAPVPAARPQTPAPATVADVPAEASAEKEPGKPIRRVGLLFPSEGPRKGFGVEARRGAQLCMEDPRGERPFALEAVVREENGADPAAVITELVDSEGVVAIVGPLLSGAAGKAIAAAERRALPLISPTAGAAGLGEGSTVFFRTCLTLEAFAAALAEYAVGRLGAPNVAILLPAQPYGRSLAGAFRQALEARGARVPVVREYPPGLRDLVPWSAALVKELLPDGAEGAPAVDAIFLAGSAVEAGMILPRLAYLGLDPREVAVLGGSALDVPEFPRLAGGYAEGALIADGFFAGSDQPAAADFVQRYRERHGDDPGPAAAQACAAVELLAAALRGGAATPRGTLDALGALGEVPTVLGPVRVAPGGRIERRPFFITVRAGGLVELGGR
- a CDS encoding adenylosuccinate synthase; translated protein: MPTLIVVGAQWGDEGKGKIVDLLTDRADIVVRYAGGNNAGHTIIVGGEKFVLHLIPSGILHAKKRCFLGGGMVLDPEAFLAEVEKLIARGVKIGTRLKIAPETHLIMPYHKTIDHESEKLRGKRKIGTTGRGIGPAYVDKVARIGIRVADLMDPEVFRDKLAHNIAEKNYLYKEIYGIAPMKAAPIYKRCLAFGKLIAPFVADVSRIADEAGRAGRSVLFEGAQGTMLDVDHGTYPFVTSSNAVAGGACTGGGVGPTAVDAVIGVIKAYTTRVGEGPFPTELSGALSERLREGGSEYGATTGRPRRCGWFDGVVARYSRRVNGLTSLALTKLDVLDGFPEIKVCVAYRYKGATIKEMPYGLAEWRGATPVYRTVKGWSRPTAGVRSLAKLPREARDYVKLLEDIAECRFKLVSTGAGREDTIEVGDPYRR
- a CDS encoding adenylate/guanylate cyclase domain-containing protein, with amino-acid sequence MGSDDAPGGEVERLNAAIAAQEAQRALLGDAVVDLTISTLRARVAALRQGAAAPPVVGPQPPDLSAWAHRHIPPALAEKLGGLGRIGEERRQVTVVFADITGFTALCEGRDQEEVAAFTDAVLRELSAPVYHYEGYVDKFIGDAVMAVFGAPLAHEDDAERALRAALEMRRTMAGLDHQWRGRLGRELELHVGVNTGEVIAGFSGLQMSYRVVGDTVNTAARLGEAAPPGTIYVSRDTYRLARDAFSFLAMEPIQVKGKTRPLVVYELEQARLDHRKTRGLTDLTPVFVGREAELRELERIAVDLGAGHGRLVAVTGEAGIGKSRLMDEWHDRLRRGGSVNWIEGRCLPFTAALAYGPFLDLLRRYAGIDEEQNEGAVRRRLDSAVGRFFPGDAEARAVFANLMGLGLADEERTLLAGIPAKGLRDRLFALVEEIFTTLAMDCPTVLVIEDLHWADVASHELLEHLFPLAQRLPLAITLVGRPVAGGSPAVVAARERYATHFTDLALAPLTEAGAAEMASRLLSLEEIPEELRDLVVRRAEGNPFYVEETIRSLIEQGALVRPGDGRWKIGAAIGRVVVPDTLHGLLMSRLDRLPTGTRQLAQRASVIGRIFLYRVLHRMTDEDGGIDEGLGQMEREDLIRKRASDPELEYMFRHALTQEVAYASLLAPRRAELHRRVGEVMEELFAGRIGEFTRIIGEHFLKGEAWGRAADYLVRSGDAAARLFAQAEARADYGHALLALERLPGDPEVAGRRVDTTVSLAKANYMGMPPRELLERLKTAEDLAGSLPAPDASPGGDRLRLARVHYCTGTQLVFANRMSEAIAYHSKVLAVAAELQAPELLDMPSFSIGSALVLQGHLGRGRQLLGQAIAAFERDGDSLLHGRARSMLGYAMLHMGDLAGARAEEERAIEILQTISASGPVATAHLILSGLSVYQDHGPAARERSDAHANRAIEVSLSTGDMVLHYFSRGIWAWDLALGGRFSEAAEQMERCFALAAKLGEQLIYMDQFLARRADIALGLGRRKEARAFAEKAVEVSSKTGGIWAEAHAGRALARILATDAPPDFDGAEAYLTRSLGLYESGQNLMGMAHVQIDWGRICRLRGDESAAREHYGEAIALFESKGIGRRAAQVRALMES